In Rhizoctonia solani chromosome 6, complete sequence, the sequence AGACCGACGTTGAGGGTGAGTCTGAGGCTACTGTTTTTTGTGGTATGATGTGGCTAAAATGTACTCCAGAGGTTTGGTTCTCTGGAGCTCATACAGACGTGGGTGGCGGATCTGTCAAGAACGGAGAACGGTACTCGCTCGCTCGTATTTCTCTGCGGTGGATGGTCCGCCAATGTTTCAAGTGCAATACTGGTAAGTATAGCCTGACTTACTATTACGTACATGCGAACTAAAGTTAACACAGGCATCATGTTCCATTCTAACCTGTTGGAAGATATTGGTATCTCTCCGGAAAGCCTGTGGCCCAAGGTTCTCGCCCGTCCACCACCAATCATGTCATTTGAAGAGCTACCCAAGAGTGTCCCACCTACACCTCCGCTCAACGAACGCCGCTCCGAACCCCTTCTTCCTGCATATTCGCGCCTTCCCCTCCCGGATTCGTCGAATGACCCAAAGTTCAACGCCAATCACCCAGGTTATAAGGATGCAGCTGTTTTGGACATCAATGACCCTCGCCTCCCCAATGCGAAAAAATACACGCCCTATAATTCGATTACTGATCGCGAACACACGCAGCTCTCCCACAAGGTCAATCCCGAGGAGCCCTATATTCCTTGGTTCGGGCGAAGACTAGGTCACGAACTTCGAGATTTTGGTCCTGACTCGCGCGAGGAGAGAGAGCCGTTTATTAGCGAAGAAGTCGAGGATTTCAAAGATTCCTTGAGTCCTGTATACGACCAACTAGCCTTGaattggtggtggtggattcTAGAGGTCATTCCCGTCAAACAGGTAAGCGGTCAGTTTAACTGAGCTGTACTATAGCTAATCCGTGCGCTTCCACTAGGTCTGGAGGAAAAAGGATAGGAGCTGGAGACGGTTTTTTGCGTGAGTGCGAATCAACCTATTAGTCATGCTTAGTATCTGATGAAATGTTTAGAATTAATCTTGGAGGACCTCGTGTCATCAAAAATCAGAAGCGCAACGGTGTCAACGTCCACCGTACGGTGCAAATTCGCATTCAGTCCAAGTTCGATAATGAGGGCAAGCCGTTTTCTTATTCTCCCCGGGCCCATTTGAAAGTTGCTTGGGTCAAGTGGCTCGGTGGGGCAGAGGAACGGGATCCAGTAATGGTCTGAGACAAATGATGGATGACGTTATGCCTATTCCGACGATATGCTCTGTATTTTGATCCATATTGTATTCTACTTTCTATGATTATCTAGTATGAGGAAAATGATTCAATTTGTATAATCCTCTTAGGCGCAGATGGGCTCATGATGCTATAGGCCAATTAAAATGCCCAAGTACCACGAATTTACCTGAGCTAATGATTACGCTGATTATGCACGTTGGCTTCAACAAATAAATTCACCTGTGGGATAGCGCATATAAGCAGTACAGTCGGTAGCATACCTTTATTTGCGACATCATCTAGATACACTACTTAGCCGATATAGATAGATTCAAACTAACTTTCATTGGtgggctagttctatttgtACTTCCCTGGTACGtactcccccccccccagtcGGTTCAATTACTTTGTAATTGGTACATCTGATTATATTATCTAGGAAGCTTATTGTTCTCTACCAATGACGGCGTGGTTGTTGTATTTTGTGTTTATTTTCTCCATGGCCTCCTCTTTTCGAGGGAGTTCGGTTACCACCCAGTCATTCGCTATTTAAATCGACTACATCGCAGAGGTATGGGTATGGGTATTTTCGATCCACTTCTGCCACATCCCTCATTTCCCCCTTGCAGTCTTTACTGATTCGAATTATATGTTTCTGTTTTCCCCTCTTTCCGTACAGTGAACTCGCAAAGGTGCGGAGCTCCTGAACGCCAAAATATCCATTTATGTCTACCGCTATTGCCATGGATTTGCATCTTCAGCTCATCCTTGTGCCCTTTCTAGATGCGCATTATGGCTTTCTTTTTATGGATGAATGGCAAAATCGTCAAGTATTACGGGTTTTCTGTAGCCTTGAGGCTCACTGTGTTGCCTGGATCGATTGTACCCGTAAAATTGTGCGATTGTCCTCAAAGGCATGCCTCTAGTAAGGTTGCATGGATATATCGGACTCTAACTATGTTGTTTCCACCGAGATACTCTAACATTCTCCCTCGATGAGCAACTTCGGGAGCGTAGCCTCAAGCTGACCCAGTGTAACTATATTATACCACACGGACTGCGTAGCATTCCACACAACAAAATCAAGACCATTTTCACCACTGGATTGTACTTACAGGTCGCGTTTGAGAGTAGCAGATTCATAATGCCCCTAATCTCACGGCCAAGTGTCACATGAACAATATGACCCACCTGACATAACCTAGTCTGTCGCATCCTCGATCGTCGCCTGTGCGAACGGCGAAGTACTACCCGATTAGGTGATATCAACGAAAGGCCTACCCTTCATAACAAGCTTATCTCGCCCCATCTTTCTCGATGAGTTCCAACCGGGGCGCTCATCGAGGGATATCGCCGGCTGAGCTTCATCCCCATCGAGCGCCCATAGGCATCGATCATATCGGCTAAGTATTGATGCCTGCGCCTGCAGTCCCAGCTGCCATATGCATCGTAAAGCATTCTTCTCATGAGCTCGAAAACTAAAGATCGTAACTCAGATAGGCAGTCCAATCACAATTCAAGTAACCCATATGAGCTGGCAAATATGGGTTGACGCTATCAAAGTTTCATCACACCGGTAGAGCCTATATTGCAAGTGGAATACTCTCACGATGAGAGCTAAGCGCCCTGTCTTATTTGGGGTTTATCAGCTAAAGTATCTCAATTGCTCCAATACTGCACATGATTAAATGCGCATACGCCCAGTTGATATCATATCAGGTTCGAGCTGAAAGATATAAGAGAGCTCAAACCCGGTGGTTTGCCAGATCTCCAACGCCTCATTGAGATAAATGGCAAGCTGATCGATACGGTCTTGCGACCCGGGTTCTCAATGGCTAGGGCCCCATAGAAATCGTATCACTTCCAAGGAACAATTCATATAGATCTACTTGAATAACAAGGGCGGCCAGTCTTGGACAGAGATATTTCAGTTGCAAATGTAAGGAAGGACAAACCGGTGATTGATATGTGCCGATATAGACATGCCTGTAAGAAACTTTGCGGCCATACTGTAAGAACATGGGCTCACCCCCGTAAGCGTCCAGCACGCACCCGTGGAACTTAGGCTGGTGCCATATCAATGACGACACGCAATTACATCTTTGGGCATATGACCACTTGGAGAATCTGAGCGGCCATGCCAGTTCCAAAGATATCCATTTGACAAGGATATATATGAATCGCTTAACCCCTTATTGCGATTAGTTTTTGACGTCGACTGAGCTCGCAGCTGGGCGTTGTCTGAATTGTATAATAGAATGATGCTGGATCCATACCTTGGGTGAATATATGTCTAACACTCGTGCGAGACATTGAGGACCAAAAACGGAAATTATTGGCGATTACGCAAGACTGTACCAACACAACGAAATCACCGGCCACAGTGAAGACGAGCCTGACTGATGGATATCACACTTACAAACCTCAAGGAACGCAGAAAATCTGTAAAAATGTGATCGGAAGCGTAAGACCCGCTGTGACGACTGCCAACATGGCGGAATACGCCTAATTAGGAGAAAATGATCGATACATGGAACCCCGGGATGCGCGGGACAAATCGAGCCGGTCCAGAGGCTAAATAGGACGCGCGCGGCATCGGTCACGATAGGGGTGATGGCAGAATCCTGCTCTGCCTAATTCTAGTATGGTAACATTCCTTCTATCCGTCCTAGCTCATGACTGAGCTGGCCAAATCGAGCCACAGTAGTTATTCGGCCTATAGTGCGTCCGAGGGCATTGTGTTGCACTTGAACGAGCTTGCCCACCGGAACAATTAAGCGGCTCATGGAAGGAAAGACGATCTCAATGCTTCTGGAGGTGGGCGAGGAACCTGGCACCATAGGCCTCGGCTGAAAAGAATAATATGGTTGGGGGCATCATGCGATCAATGCGTTGGGTTGGCGGCGGGAGTCACCGATAAACGAGTAATCTAGACCTCGAGGTGGGCGATCAGGCTGAAATGAGTATTGCTTTATTTCAGGGTAAACAAGGGCGGGGGCGGTTTGCCCTTCAAGGTGTTCGATCAAATTTGAATTTCAGCTGCCTGACTTGCGCACCAAGTCCCTTACATATATGGGATCCTGAGGCTGTTTAAAGACCACAAGAAGGCGGAGTAGACTTTCAGGAGGAGCGAGTGGGGTAGTTAGTGGCTCTGGGTGGAGTCGCAAGGGAGCACGGTCAAAGACACTAGGTTAGCGGGGACGTCGCCTGCAAATGAATGGGACGGCGTTGGGATGCACCCTCGCGCGCGCATGTATGACAAAATAAGAAAGACAAAATGATATGAATACAAGCCCCGTGCACTCGGTTCAAGCCAAGAGCATTTCAACTTTTCACACGGCAACCGACTCACGGCGCATACAGTTTATCTCATTCAGTTTCCATAGCGTCCTTTGCCCAATCGTGGACATCTCAAGAGGTACAATACCATTGAATCGTAGCGTACTCTAAAAGATCACCCACCCCTAAATGACGAGTGCCAAAAGGCTATCTAGATCGCATTCAGTCGCACAAGATCAAGCAAAAGTATGCCCAATCAACCAACCTCCGTTCCGATATGACCGGACGCTAGTAGCAGCCTACTCAATGCCGGTATTCGAAGTCGGCAGACGCCCCGTCTCGACGCGTAAATTAGGCCGCTCCCGTCCATCCACCCGAGTTAAACCCCTGATCGAAGATATCCTAAAAGCGAGGCAAAcaaaaataaaaataaagTTGAGGGACGCACATGAGGGGTGTGTGGACACAAAAGACATCGGGCCGATGGGCCGATCCTTACGGTACAGGGAAATCGTAAGACCGAGGGTGGTCAAAAGTAAGCCGCCCCAGGTCATCACCATATGTGTTCAAGGTTTAGATTTATCCGGCAATCAAAAGGAGGGACAAACTCcagaagaaggagaagaagaggacaCATCCAGCGAGGTGGGGCGAGTGGAGCCGATATCCCACAAAAGGGATATGAAACGCAAAGCTCGGCGAGGTGTGGCCGCACCAGGTGTACAATGCATATACACTCAGCCCCCGACCTCCTATTCCGTCGAAATCTATATATGAAATCAATCACGGGGAGGGGACTAAAGTAATTCGGGCCACATCGAGGCAAAGTGTAAAAAAACCAGGCCAAGCGAGTGATCTCTGCAGAGAGGGGGAGATTCGCCCATCGACGGGGAGGTGCGATCGCGGTTGGCGATAGGGTGTGATGAGGGCACAGGGCGCATCGACCGAATTCACGTCACATGTCTAGCGATTTTTGCGCATTTACATTATTACACGAGGGCATGTGTAAATGAATCGGAGCTGCGTTGGATCGGAGTTGGGTTCGGTTTTGGGATCGCAAGGCGGGAAGCTCGTTTCTTTTCCTTCTTCTGGCCAAACCAGACAAACGTGGGCGAATTCCAAATAGAGTCGATCGATGCGCATCGGGCCGGCCGGTTGTCGATCAGATCCGGACCTCGTATCCCCTCAGCAACGAGCGCGTTGGCGAGTGGGTATTCCAGGTACGGTACCATCGCAGAACCTCTGAGAGCATGCGAAGCCCAACAACAAAaggaggggggagggggaatCGAGGAGAAGACCATATGTCTGTTTCGGATATGCCCATGCTGTCAGCGGGGAGTGTGGATTGCCGAATGTTGGGATCTCAGATCCGAAATTGGCGTAGAGGGCAACCTGGCTGATCTGTGCAATAAAGTATCGCTACAAGGAACCGCATTAGCGCAAAAATGTCGAAAATCGATTCAACCGACTTGAAACCGCTCTCATGAGGTGCGACCGAGTGCAGCCGGACCGCACATAAACGGACATCAAACCTATATGGGGGGGACATTAAATCTAGATGAAAATTTTTCAGCCAAGATATCAGCAACACAAATCAGTCGTAACCTAATTCACGCATTCATGCCATCCGAACCTGATGtcaaaagaaaaaaagcgCGCACATCCGACATCGTGAGAGACCGATATCGATCGATACGCGACACTTGAATATAAAAAGTCAATCGAAGGCGTGATAGGTCTGGATCCGAAGCGTAAGTTTCCGTGCTCGACGACAGTGATGCCCCGCAGCGCGCGCGATGTATGGATGCTGATTGTCCGGGATCGATTGTTTCGGATGTAGTGTAGTAGATAGATTGATATTGAGCCCATTGCATTGTTGGACATCAAAGGAAGGCGCCTTGAATAGAATGTTCGGTCCCCCAGGTGGACGAATCGAGGTGCGGGAGCGAAAGAGTCCGGCGGCAAGCGTAAGTTCAGACCAGCCACGTCACCGGCAAAGTGCTGTGGGCTGTGGTGACCCCGAGGGCGTGTTATCATCGGCAAACTTTCCTGGCCATGTAATCAAGTTGAATGTTGTCGTGGGTCGACCAAAGGTCTTACGAGACAAACACCTCGATTGGATACGCATGAGGTCATTCTCACAGCGATCGAGTCGTACGCCGCTATTTGTGCAGGGTGAGATCGACGGCATGATCGTCGAGACGGGCCAATCGGATGGGTAGAAAAGGCACGCGACAGAGAGTAGAATTGAATTCAAAATAACAAAAATATTCATAACCACATACTTATAAAACATGAAACATGGTATGCAAGCTGGGTGGAGATATAGCAAAAAGATCAAAAAGTGGACATACAagaaaagagagagagagatagCGATAGCCCTGAAATGTAGTATAGTACCAAAAATGAAAAAAGGAGTCAAAAAAGGCGCTAATCACGATAGCTCCCAATCGGAATGACATTAATCGGGCGAACTCCGCCTGCACCCTCACTCCCGCTGGACGAATAGGTGCGGGATGAATCAGAATACGGGCGAGTGGCCGACTCGGAGTAGGGCTTGTCCGGGTACGCGGGGGTGTATGGCTCGGGGTAGCCTCTGGTGCTGGAGGGAGTGCGACTGGAAGGGGGTCGATCGTATCGGCCGAGACCGTTGTAGCTAGAGTCTGCGCGGGGACGTTTCAAGCTCTGAGACTGGGGTTCGTCGGTGCGGCCCGATTCAAGGGCGGCCACGGTGGCTAGATCCATGAGACCGCTAGGGGCGTCGGTCTCAACCTTGACATCTGGACTGTGGGAACCGACGGGGGAGCGTGGGTTGGGGGGAACGGCTATCACAGGCGCGCTAGATCCTACGAGCGAGGATGGAAGGCTGGAGGAGGGAGGCGGGGCGAGCGAGGACGGGAGGTTGGTGGATACAGGGAGACTAGTGGAAGAGGCAAGGGGGGCAGAGGTTGGCGGGGGGCCTTGAAAGGGATCGGCGGTGCCAGGTCGGGAGGCCGGGGACTGAACATTTGAACTTGAAGAGAAATGAGAAGGAATCAGGCAGAGATGGGATAGAAACTGACCTGAAAGCCTCACCCCGCCACTCATTAGTATTGGCCTGGCCGCCACGGCGTCTGCCTGCGCCACTGGCCTTGGCCCATTTCAAACCACAGGCATTGCAGAGGGTCTTGGGCCCGTGAGGACCACGCCTCCACTCGGGGCTATCGGTCCTGGCGCAGGTTGTGCAAACACGGGGGGAAGACGGGTGGGCTCGGGTTGGGCGGCTCTGTTGGTGAAGCGCCGGCGGAGTTAGAGAGAAACGGGCCGGAAGCGAACATGGGCTTACCCGTTTCTTGGGCCGGTCTGGCTGGGGGTCTGTCGCTGTGGTGGCGGTGGTGGTCGCTGCGGCAGCCTTGTCCTCGTCTGCGAGCTCATCGACCTCGGTGGGGGAGCCTGGGTCGGGGTCTTCGTCCATGGGGAGGGTGTGCTGTGTGGGGGGAGTGGGGGCAGGGCGGGTGGTATAGGCTGCATAGGGGGCATAGGCGGGGACGAGGGGAGGGGGGTTGGGACCGGGTGCGGGAACGGGGATGCCGCCGTGTGCGCGGTGGGGGATGAGGGGGAAGAGGGGCAGGGCATGGGGAGTGGGACCGGGGACTGGCACGGGGGCAGCGAGTGGCATGGACATGAGTGTCTGGTGGGCAACCATGTTGTGCAGACTCATAGCACCGGGAGAGGACTGGGTCGGACGAGGGGACGACGTGCGGGACGGAGTAGTGGGGGAAACAGCGGGTGTGGCATGGGCCGTGGCATCTCTGTGCCGCCGATTGAACGCCTCTCGCAGCGAATACAGTCGCATGAGCTCGCCCGCATTGCGTTCGGCCTCGCGCAACACCTCTGGGACAGCGAGTCGGTTCTGCTTGATTGCCTGGGCAAGCATGTCCCGCATCTCCCGCACACTCGGATTCGATGTCGTCCGCAGCTCATACAGCTTGGTCTGTGCGACCCACCATGCATGCGGTCTGCCACAATCATCAGCGACTGGCAAACGAAAACATTGACTACGCACCTGTCGTCCCCGTCGGCAGTCAGCAGAAAACTCGGGAGCTGCTCGGGCGGCATCCGCGCATGGCCAGAGAACAACAGATTCTGTCCATCATACTCAAACTCGCCCCAGTCAACGCGCGCATTAGCCATGGAAAACGGAACGGAACGGGGCGGGGCGGGGGGATGTGGTCGTTTGGAACAAGCCTCCCTCGGCACTCAATCCGATCTGATCGACGACCGGGCCGATGCGGCCGATGCCCATCGATCGATTCCTCCGGCCAACAAACAAGTCTCCAAATATTCAAATCCGCCCTTGTTCGATCCTTCACTCCACTCCTCACACATTTCCCACTTGTCCCGATGTCTGTCCAATTATCACTATCCCTTATTTTTGTCCTCTCCCCTAAAACACACGGCCTCTTCCCTGCTGATCAAGCGGACTCGACTCCTGAACCTTGTTGCATTCCCTTGCCAGCCTCAACTCCCTCGGATTCCTTGCACAGCATCCGTACCTTGCTCCCTCCCTCCGCCCGCTATACCAGTGCATCACCGCGTCGGGGGGCCAATTCACTCTCAGACTCCACCGAAACACGTCTGGCCACTCGACACCACGCGATCCATACCGTCACGTGCACTAGGCCTCTCTATTCTCCCCCTCTACACAACCGCTGGGACGACACGCACCCAGTCGATCCAGGGTCCCATTTCAACGCTCTCGTCGGATCGCAAACTCTTGCTTGATGAGCGCCAAGCCGTTCAACACGTATCTGATCACCCCGACTTTTGGTTGCCGAGTATCCCTACGTATACGCTTTTAGCCCACACCGATGCGGTAGCTCTTCCTTTTCTCTTGACCATCAATCAAGATGCGTTCTCAACCACGTCTATTTGTTTAATCACCACACCGTACGTGTTATTACATAACACTGTAACCCTTCTTTTTTATATAGGGATCCGTCCGTTGAATCGACGAACGCTCGGTGTCTTAGGTCCTTGGCCTCAAGTTCGGCAAGTTATAGCTCTAGCAAACTCTGAGTCTAACATCCCTAGTCTATTAGCTAGCCGTAGAAACGCCAAAGCTCATGATAGAGTTCAGACAGTGATCACTTTTATTATACGACCGCGGAATCCGCTACTCCTGGCCATTGCTCTCACACAACACATCCGACCGGCCGCGTGCTGGTTTCAATTTCGACGTTTTACCAACCGAATCTATTCACCCTGTGGGGAGGA encodes:
- a CDS encoding GATA type zinc finger, with amino-acid sequence MANARVDWGEFEYDGQNLLFSGHARMPPEQLPSFLLTADGDDRPHAWWVAQTKLYELRTTSNPSVREMRDMLAQAIKQNRLAVPEVLREAERNAGELMRLYSLREAFNRRHRDATAHATPAVSPTTPSRTSSPRPTQSSPGAMSLHNMVAHQTLMSMPLAAPVPVPGPTPHALPLFPLIPHRAHGGIPVPAPGPNPPPLVPAYAPYAAYTTRPAPTPPTQHTLPMDEDPDPGSPTEVDELADEDKAAAATTTATTATDPQPDRPKKRSRPTRAHPSSPRVCTTCARTDSPEWRRGPHGPKTLCNACGLKWAKASGAGRRRGGQANTNEWRGEAFSSNVQSPASRPGTADPFQGPPPTSAPLASSTSLPVSTNLPSSLAPPPSSSLPSSLVGSSAPVIAVPPNPRSPVGSHSPDVKVETDAPSGLMDLATVAALESGRTDEPQSQSLKRPRADSSYNGLGRYDRPPSSRTPSSTRGYPEPYTPAYPDKPYSESATRPYSDSSRTYSSSGSEGAGGVRPINVIPIGSYRD